A stretch of the Ornithodoros turicata isolate Travis chromosome 4, ASM3712646v1, whole genome shotgun sequence genome encodes the following:
- the LOC135393504 gene encoding uncharacterized protein LOC135393504 isoform X1: MRVLVVALCALASVCSGAVVKSENRSGSLVFYTVPAYPNTVQGHPGVVYQQPEYVQQPGVVFQQPGYVQQQPGVVLLQQPGVVLQQPGFVQPRGLQPGAGKPPPPTAEPGTVVEVPPVVSRRGLDDGVPRLVPVGPGGYYPPTVLVPRAAHPGAQPGAYPGAYPGTYPGLIPVLIYRQPQPPVLTVYPTHPGQPQFPPVPVPPAKPVDDKPERKPKHVPDVDSGHKETEGAAKKPPIVQMETPEGRSGAANPGTALKPDELHTSEGKSMERLHDAGHHDVDHKDDEHKDADKNEE; encoded by the exons GTGGTGGCACTGTGCGCACTGGCGTCCGTCTGCTCCGGTGCGGTCGTAAAAAGCGAGAACCGCAGCGGTAGCCTCGTCTTCTACACGGTACCCGCGTACCCAAACACCGTACAGGGACATCCAGGAGTCGTCTATCAACAACCAGAGTACGTCCAGCAGCCGGGCGTCGTTTTCCAACAACCGGGTTACGTCCAGCAACAACCTGGAGTCGTCCTCCTCCAACAACCGGGTGTTGTCCTCCAGCAACCTGGGTTTGTCCAACCAAGGGGACTCCAGCCAGGTGCAGGAAAGCCACCACCGCCAACTGCTGAGCCGGGCACTGTCGTAGAAGTTCCCCCGGTCGTCAGCCGACGCGGCCTGGATGATGGGGTACCTAGGCTCGTGCCTGTTGGACCTGGAGGGTACTATCCACCCACGGTGCTTGTCCCTCGAGCAGCACACCCAGGGGCACAGCCAGGGGCATACCCAGGGGCGTACCCAGGGACGTACCC CGGCCTAATCCCCGTCCTCATTTACAGACAACCCCAGCCACCCGTCTTAACCGTGTACCCCACTCACCCCGGCCAACCCCAGTTTCCTCCCGTCCCGGTACCTCCCGCGAAGCCCGTAGATGACAAACCAGAGCGCAAGCCGAAGCACGTTCCAGACGTCGATTCTGGACACAAGGAAACGGAAGGAGCCGCTAAGAAACCCCCGATAGTTCAAATGGAAACCCCGGAAGGGAGAAGTGGTGCTGCCAACCCCGGTACCGCCCTGAAGCCCGACGAACTTCACACGAGTGAGGGAAAGTCAATGGAGAGGCTACACGATGCGGGTCACCATGACGTCGATCACAAGGACGATGAGCATAAGGACGCTGACAAGAATGAAGAGTAG
- the LOC135393504 gene encoding uncharacterized protein LOC135393504 isoform X2 — MRVLVVALCALASVCSGAVVKSENRSGSLVFYTVPAYPNTVQGHPGVVYQQPEYVQQPGVVFQQPGYVQQQPGVVLLQQPGVVLQQPGFVQPRGLQPGAGKPPPPTAEPGTVVEVPPVVSRRGLDDGVPRLVPVGPGGYYPPTVLVPRAAHPGAQPGAYPGAYPGTYPQPQPPVLTVYPTHPGQPQFPPVPVPPAKPVDDKPERKPKHVPDVDSGHKETEGAAKKPPIVQMETPEGRSGAANPGTALKPDELHTSEGKSMERLHDAGHHDVDHKDDEHKDADKNEE, encoded by the exons GTGGTGGCACTGTGCGCACTGGCGTCCGTCTGCTCCGGTGCGGTCGTAAAAAGCGAGAACCGCAGCGGTAGCCTCGTCTTCTACACGGTACCCGCGTACCCAAACACCGTACAGGGACATCCAGGAGTCGTCTATCAACAACCAGAGTACGTCCAGCAGCCGGGCGTCGTTTTCCAACAACCGGGTTACGTCCAGCAACAACCTGGAGTCGTCCTCCTCCAACAACCGGGTGTTGTCCTCCAGCAACCTGGGTTTGTCCAACCAAGGGGACTCCAGCCAGGTGCAGGAAAGCCACCACCGCCAACTGCTGAGCCGGGCACTGTCGTAGAAGTTCCCCCGGTCGTCAGCCGACGCGGCCTGGATGATGGGGTACCTAGGCTCGTGCCTGTTGGACCTGGAGGGTACTATCCACCCACGGTGCTTGTCCCTCGAGCAGCACACCCAGGGGCACAGCCAGGGGCATACCCAGGGGCGTACCCAGGGACGTACCC ACAACCCCAGCCACCCGTCTTAACCGTGTACCCCACTCACCCCGGCCAACCCCAGTTTCCTCCCGTCCCGGTACCTCCCGCGAAGCCCGTAGATGACAAACCAGAGCGCAAGCCGAAGCACGTTCCAGACGTCGATTCTGGACACAAGGAAACGGAAGGAGCCGCTAAGAAACCCCCGATAGTTCAAATGGAAACCCCGGAAGGGAGAAGTGGTGCTGCCAACCCCGGTACCGCCCTGAAGCCCGACGAACTTCACACGAGTGAGGGAAAGTCAATGGAGAGGCTACACGATGCGGGTCACCATGACGTCGATCACAAGGACGATGAGCATAAGGACGCTGACAAGAATGAAGAGTAG